The region TCGCACCGGTGTAGTAGATGTTCGGCGACGATTCGAGCCCCTCGTACTGCACGGGGTAGAAGAACAGGCCGTTGTGCTCCTCGACCACCGGCTTGACCGCCTTGCGCGACGACGAGGTCCAGCCGCCGAAGATCGCGGCGACGCAGTCCTGCGTGAGCAGCTTCTCGGTCTTCTCGGCGAAGGTCGGCCAGTCCGTCGCGCCGTCTTCCTGCACGTACTCGATCTGCTTGCCGAGGATGCCGCCGTCGGCGTTGATCTCGTCGGCGGCCATGTGCAGCACATTGGAGACCGTCGTCTCGGAGATCGCCATGCCGCCGGTGAGCGAGTTGAGGAAGCCGAGCTTGATCGTGTCTCCCGAGGTGTCGACGCAGCTCGCGGCGGCGGCGGGGGTCTCGCCCGCCGGTGCGTCGCCGGCGCGGGCGCCGCAGCCGGAGAGGACCAGGGCGGCGGTCGTGGCCATCGCGCCCGCGGCGAGGAGCGCCGTCAGGCGCCTCCTGCTCGTGGTGTTCATACTGTGCTCCGTTCGATGTGATGTGTGGTGCGATCGCGGACGCGACGCAGCCGGCGCCAGGACGGCGCACGACAGGTACCGCCCGCGAGGCGATCCGTTGCGGGGATGCGCCGATCGCCGATCGGGGATGACTCGTGATGCTCCGGCGGACCGTGGGTGGTGGCGATCCGGACCGATTCCTGGTCGACGACAGTGAACCGTCGACTGCTGCAGGTGCTCCAACGATGGAGCCGCGGCATTACATTGCCATTGCTCGATCGTGTCGGGTTTGTAAACAGTCCGGCGGTCGATTCGCATGATTTCGCTGATTAGCTGGGAATCGGCCCTCCGGAGCAGAATCGACGCGATGCGCCGGGTCGTGGATCATGACAGCATTCTGACAATCGCTCGCCGATCCATTTCCATCGCGGGCGTCAGTGAACCGGCGGACGGGTCCGTCGGGCGCCGAACGATGACGGAAGGGATCGCGGATGCACCTGTCACCCGCAGACACGGAGAAGCTCCTGCTGGCCGTGGCCGGCATGGTCGCGCGCGATCGACGCGCGCGCGGGGTGAGGCTCAACCACCCGGAGGCGGTCGCGCTCCTGTCGACCTGGGTCATCGAGCGCGCCCGCGACGGCGCCGGTGTCGCACAGCTCATGTCGGAGGGGCGCACGGTGCTCGGACGCGACGACGTGATGGACGGGGTCGCCGACATGCTCGCCGACGTCCAGGTCGAGGCGACGTTCCCCGACGGCCGCAAGCTCGTCACCCTCCACAACCCGATCGACTGAGGAGTCGTCATGGCATCAGGGTCAACAGCAGGTCCGGGAGCGATCCGGGTCCGGTCGGGGTGGATCGAGCTCAACGCCGATCGCGCCGACGACGAGCGCCTCGAGCTCGTCATCCTCAACACCGGTGATCGCCCGGTGCAGATCGGCTCGCACATCCACCTCCCCGACGTGAACGCGGCGCTCGAGTTCGACCGGGCCGCGGCCGCGGGCTTCCGGCTCGACATCCCCTCGGGCACGTCGGAGCGGTTCGAGCCGGGGGTGTCCAAGCGCGTCGCCGCTGTCTCGCTGCGCGGACGTCGCCGCGTCGCCGGTCTGCAGATTCGTCCGATCGCGGAAGGCAGCTGAACGTGCGCATCGACAGGAACAGGTACGCGGCGATCTACGGCCCGACCGCCGGCGACCAGATCCGGCTCGGCGACACCGACCTGTGGATCGAGATCGAGGACGATCTCACCGTCGGCGGCGAGGAGGCGGTGTTCGGCGGCGGCAAGTCGATCCGGGAGTCGATGGCGCAGAGCACGGTGTCGCGCGCCGACGGCGCCCTCGACACGGTGATCACGAACGCCGTCATCCTCGACTGGTGGGGTGTCGTCCGCGCCGACGTCGGCATCCGCGACGGCCGCATCGCCGGGATCGGGCGGGCAGGCAACCCCGACATCGCCGACGGAGTGGACCCGCGGCTCGTGATCGGCCCGTCCACGGACGTGATCTCGGGCGAGGGCAAGATCCTGACCGCCGGCGCCATCGACTCCCACGTGCATCTGCTCTCGCCCTCGCAGATCCACGAGGCCCTCGCTTCGGGCATCACCACCGTGGTCGGGGGCGGAACCGGACCCTCCGAGGGCTCGAAGGCGACGACCGTCACGCCCGGGGCCTGGCACCTCGAGCAGATGCACCGCTCGCTCGACCGCCTGCCCGTCAACGTGCTGCTGCTCGGCAAGGGCAACACCGTCTCGGCTGCAGCCTTCGAGGAGCAGGCGCTG is a window of Microbacterium terrae DNA encoding:
- the ureB gene encoding urease subunit beta; protein product: MASGSTAGPGAIRVRSGWIELNADRADDERLELVILNTGDRPVQIGSHIHLPDVNAALEFDRAAAAGFRLDIPSGTSERFEPGVSKRVAAVSLRGRRRVAGLQIRPIAEGS
- a CDS encoding urease subunit gamma; this encodes MHLSPADTEKLLLAVAGMVARDRRARGVRLNHPEAVALLSTWVIERARDGAGVAQLMSEGRTVLGRDDVMDGVADMLADVQVEATFPDGRKLVTLHNPID